The Primulina huaijiensis isolate GDHJ02 chromosome 12, ASM1229523v2, whole genome shotgun sequence genome has a window encoding:
- the LOC140990415 gene encoding probable metal-nicotianamine transporter YSL12, protein MVDGTKDIEGGHCGDDHSDEEAAMEKAIVNTAIPSWRKQITLRSMVTSLVLSLVFNVIVCKLNLTTGVIPSLNVAAGLLGFAMVKTWTVLVEKCGLLKQPFTRQENTVIQTCIVASSGIAFSSGTASYLLAMTPKIAGAGSAAINVKELSVGWMIGYLFVVSFVGLFSIVPLRKVMILKYKLSYPSGTATAYLINSFHTPKGAKLAKKQVWCLFKSFVGSFMFACFKWFFAASDGCGFDSFPTFGLHALKQRFNFDFSTTYVGVGMICPYMVNVSLLVGAILSWGVMWPLIQTKEGSWYKAGLKASDIHGIQGYRVFIAISMMLGDGLYHVVYMVIVTLKNFMAQQSEQKHVSDSMEEDQQIGDYDEKKRKEYFLKDQIPNVAAITGYVLLAALSVGLIPMIFHQLKWYHVLVAYSVAPILAFCNAYGCGLTDWSLASNYGKLAILIFSSWAGVEHGGIIAGLASCGVMMSIVSTASDLMQDFKTGYLTLSSPRSMFFGQVYGTFLGCIMSPLVFWFFFKAYNVGDQSGSYPAPFATMYRAIATLGVEGFSSLPKNCLSLMIVFFVSAVVINVLIEILKKYDIKIWKLIPSPMCMAIPFYLGAYFAIDMCVGSLILFLWQRQSKKGAKEYGPAVASGLICGESLWGIPGAILALSGVNSPICMKFLSSSVNTKVDGFLQG, encoded by the exons ATGGTGGATGGAACAAAAGATATCGAAGGCGGCCACTGCGGCGACGATCACAGTGACGAGGAGGCGGCGATGGAGAAGGCCATTGTGAACACGGCTATTCCGTCTTGGCGGAAACAGATAACGCTTCGATCTATGGTGACGAGTCTGGTGTTGAGCCTTGTGTTCAATGTGATCGTGTGCAAGTTGAATCTGACGACGGGGGTTATACCTTCGCTGAACGTGGCGGCGGGGCTTCTTGGATTTGCGATGGTGAAGACTTGGACTGTTTTGGTCGAGAAATGCGGTCTTTTGAAGCAACCTTTTACCAGACAGGAGAATACTGTCATACAAACTTGTATCGTTGCATCATCTGGCATAGCTTTTAGCA GTGGGACAGCAAGTTATCTGCTTGCAATGACTCCTAAGATTGCTGGAGCTGGAAGCGCGGCGATTAATGTAAAGGAACTCTCTGTTGGATGGATGATTGGATACCTTTTTGTTGTTAGCTTTGTGGGTTTGTTCTCAATAGTACCACTCAGAAAG gtGATGATTTTGAAGTACAAATTGTCATATCCCAGTGGAACTGCCACTGCATACCTTATCAACAGTTTCCACACTCCTAAAGGAGCCAAGCTAGCCAAGAAACAAGTGTGGTGTCTCTTCAAATCCTTCGTTGGTAGCTTTATGTTCGCATGTTTCAAGTGGTTCTTCGCTGCTAGTGACGGCTGTGGATTCGACAGCTTTCCTACATTTGGTCTCCATGCTTTGAAACAAAG GTTCAACTTTGATTTCTCGACTACATATGTTGGTGTTGGTATGATCTGCCCTTACATGGTTAACGTATCATTACTCGTTGGCGCAATTCTTTCTTGGGGAGTAATGTGGCCATTAATCCAGACCAAGGAAGGCAGCTGGTATAAGGCTGGTCTTAAAGCGAGCGATATTCATGGAATTCAAGGATACAGG GTCTTTATTGCTATTTCAATGATGCTTGGAGATGGCCTATATCATGTAGTCTACATGGTGATAGTCACCCTAAAAAATTTCATGGCTCAACAATCAGAACAGAAACATGTAAGTGATAGCATGGAGGAAGACCAGCAGATTGGAGACTATGACGAAAAAAAGCGAAAAGAGTATTtcttgaaagatcaaatcccaAATGTAGCTGCCATAACTGGATACGTCCTATTGGCAGCCTTATCAGTGGGATTAATACCTATGATATTTCATCAGCTAAAATGGTACCACGTACTTGTGGCATACTCCGTCGCACCCATTCTAGCCTTCTGCAATGCCTATGGTTGTGGCCTAACAGACTGGTCTTTGGCGTCAAACTACGGAAAACTAGCAATCCTCATTTTCAGCTCATGGGCCGGCGTAGAACATGGTGGGATCATTGCTGGGCTCGCCTCTTGCGGTGTGATGATGAGCATCGTGTCAACAGCTTCCGATCTGATGCAAGATTTCAAGACTGGATACTTAACTCTATCATCCCCTCGCTCTATGTTTTTCGGCCAAGTCTACGGCACATTCCTTGGCTGCATCATGTCGCCTCTCGTGTTCTGGTTCTTCTTCAAAGCTTACAATGTCGGGGATCAAAGTGGCTCATATCCTGCTCCATTCGCCACGATGTACCGTGCAATTGCCACTTTAGGAGTCGAAGGTTTCTCCTCACTACCCAAGAACTGCTTATCGCTCATGATTGTGTTTTTTGTCTCTGCTGTGGTGATCAATGTGCTTATCGAAATCTTGAAGAAATATGACATCAAGATATGGAAGTTGATACCGAGCCCCATGTGCATGGCTATACCATTCTATCTCGGAGCGTATTTCGCCATAGACATGTGCGTTGGAAGCTTGATTCTGTTCTTATGGCAGAGACAGAGTAAGAAGGGTGCAAAGGAATATGGACCTGCGGTAGCCTCAGGATTGATATGTGGAGAATCTTTGTGGGGAATACCTGGTGCCATATTGGCTCTATCTGGAGTAAATTCACCGATATGCATGAAGTTTTTGTCTTCCTCGGTTAACACTAAAGTGGATGGTTTCCTTCAAGGGTGa